The Macrobrachium nipponense isolate FS-2020 chromosome 13, ASM1510439v2, whole genome shotgun sequence genome has a window encoding:
- the LOC135225365 gene encoding uncharacterized protein LOC135225365 has product MGTSLHATTAYIPAANGMVERVHRSIKASLMARCTCENWESQLPWDLLGLRTPPRANGEASPAEKVYGEPLTVPGEFFPTNADDADVPIARLQESAGKFTACVKTFSNRTKRFLMKALSSCKHVFVKDDARRLPLTRPY; this is encoded by the coding sequence atggggacatcgctacacgccaccaccgcctacatcccagcagctaacggcatggtggagagagtccaccgatcgatcaaggcttccctgatggcacGCTGCACCTGCGAAAATTGGGAGAGCCAGCTACCGTGGGACCTCCTTGGTCTCAGGACTCCCCCACGGGCGAACGGtgaggcatcacccgcggagaaggtatacggggagccattaacagtccctggcgagttcttcccgaccaatgccgacgacgccgACGTCCCCATCGCCAGGCTTCAGGAATCTGCCGGGAAATTCACggcctgcgtcaaaaccttctccaaCAGGACCAAACGTTTCCTCatgaaggccctatcatcgtgcaaacacgtcttcgtcaaggacgacgcccgccgcctgcctctaacgagaccctactga